The Ignavibacteriales bacterium genomic interval GCGAGCGCGCCATTATCGCTCAGATGGAGAAGGACAAGCTCCTGGTCGTCAAATGGGGAGGCTATTACGATAACTGCCTCGCTAGCGGGTTCACGAGGGTTGCTGACAATGAGTGGAACGCGTATCTGACATGTGATTTCCTGCTTAAGGCGTCAACCCTTCTTCCCAGCGTGACGATCAGTGTCAAGGACGAGGGAAAGTTCATCAAGACCGGGTGCGTACAACTGCACAATGCGTCTGCAATCCTTCCGCATGATGTGATCGCAGACGATGGCGAGGCTGAAGAACTGTTCCGGATGCAAAAGGTGTTTGCTGTCGTCGACGAGGGCAAGTACAATCGCCATCCGTCATTCCGGAACATTATTCCGGAATTCAACAAACTGAAGGCAAGCGAACGCAAAAAGCTTGTTCGTAATTGGAATTGGCTCGGATATGAAGGAAACTTCGATGCTGGCGGAGACGACGAGAAAGGCTTCGACCTGAATTCAAAGGTCAGATCGTTCGGTTCAGGGGAGTAAAAGGCCGTGCAGGAATTGCCTTGCATTTCTCCCCTCTGCAGAGTATATTAATTTCGAACCCCAAAGTAGTTGGGGTTTTTATATGTCATAGAGGAAGACCTATGTATACGTTCTTCATATCAGTCGAAATTCTGATCAGTATCTTCTTGATGGTTGCGGTATTGATGCAAGCGAGCAAGGGGGGAGGGCTCGCCGGGACTCTCGGTTCGAGCAATCTTGGGACGGTCTTTGGCGTGCGCAGGACATCTGATTTCTTGACCAGGACAACCACAATCCTGGCAACGCTGTTCATGGTGCTTGCGTTGTTCATCAATCTCGTAGTGTTGCCCCGGACAGAGAGAGCCTCGGAGAGCGTCATCCAATCTGGGCCTCAGCCAGCAGCATTGCCGCCGGCAGAGCAGCCGATCCAACAACCGGCCCAGCATCAGCCGGCTCCGCAGCAAACTCCTGCGAAGAAGTAGTTTTTGGTTGTCTCAGCGGTTACCTTGTTCGCCCAGAATGCTGGGGCAGCAGGAATGTAGTCGCACCCATGGCTCAATTGGTAGAGCAACTGACTCTTAATCAGTGGGTTCCAGGTTCGAGTCCTGGTGGGTGCACAGCAACGAGAGGGGTCCGCCAGAAGCGGACCCCGATGTGTTTCTGGGTATCGTCGAAGATCGGCTCATCCGATTTGCCCTGACGTTTTCCGATGCTTCGTGATCGGAGGACTCGCTCTTTGTCGTTGTTTAGAGCGGAGTTGCCGCGGCGTCAAAGGCCAGCGGCCTCAGTTTTGTATTTCGCGAGTTTTATTTGTACTTTTACACCAGTGAAGTGCTCTGGCACTGAATCCAGGTTTGCCGAAGTGGCGGTATTGCCTGCCCGCTTTACGAGCGCACGATACGCAGGCGTTGTAAACTAGACTCAAAGCATCGAGAAGGGCTGCTTCGAGAAAGGTATCTCAAGAGTGGTCCAGGTCCTGCGTTTCTTAGAAGCGCAATCCCGACGGTGCCCTGATCCTGAACGAATAGTCACTTGCCGAAGTGGCGGAATTGGTAGACGCGCTGGACTCAAAATCCAGTTTGGCTCACACCAAGTGGGGGTTCGAGTCCCCCCTTCGGCACGAATCTTCTATGGAGGATGTTGATGCGCTAAGGATACGATTGTTCCACACTCGACATTTGTAGTATCCTAAAACATCCTTGCTTCGAAAACTCGCCATAGCGCTTCTTACGCTGGTACCCTTCATTCTCCAGGCCCAGGACGACTCGAGCCGATCTCCGGCTGGTCTCCATCATCTCGCTATTTTTCCGTTAACATCGACTGACTCATCATTCTCCTTGCCACACACGTTCGTGGTTCAGGGAAGTGAAAGAGTCGTTCTCGATTCACTGCGTGTCTTGCGTCGCGGTCTTGACTATGACATCGAGTATTTCCGCGGGATAATCACATTTCGCCGTGAGTGCTTGGAAGCCCTGTTCGCAGACTCGTCGATTCATGCCATAAGCGTTCTATACGAGATCCCTCCATTTTCCCTCCGGCGGCAATACTCGCACCGGACTCTCACATCACGTCGCGACTCCGTAGATGGTACAAGCCGAAAGGTGGAATCATCATTGACCAGGTTTTCGATGGATGACGTCTTCGGTACGGGGTTACAGAAAAGCGGCTCCATATTTCGAGGACTTACGGTCGGATCGAACAGGGACCTGTCGCTTAATTCGGGATTTCGCATGCAGCTTGCCGGGAAACTATCGTCAGATC includes:
- the secG gene encoding preprotein translocase subunit SecG, which codes for MYTFFISVEILISIFLMVAVLMQASKGGGLAGTLGSSNLGTVFGVRRTSDFLTRTTTILATLFMVLALFINLVVLPRTERASESVIQSGPQPAALPPAEQPIQQPAQHQPAPQQTPAKK